Proteins from a single region of Heterodontus francisci isolate sHetFra1 chromosome 29, sHetFra1.hap1, whole genome shotgun sequence:
- the LOC137346167 gene encoding zinc-binding protein A33-like, with amino-acid sequence MSRRLPSSRSYVKFKKPAEVPLNLLLGEFGGPLQLIVWRRMLSVISPVPAALTLEPNTAHPELLISEDLRSVRLSDTWQDLPDNPERFDDCVSVLSAQGFEAGRHYWQVEVGNKTMWDVGLAKESVSRKGNIILSPEDGFWTIWLRNGNEYEALSTPSAFLSLRAKPKTIGVFLDYEKGQVSFYNADDMSVIYTFTDKFNERLFPYFSPGESDGGKNAEPLKLCILRL; translated from the exons GTCCTACGTGAAGTTTAAGAAACCAGCTGAAGTTCCTCTCAACCTGCTCCTTGGTGAGTTTGGTGGCCCCCTGCAGCTCATCGTATGGAGACGGATGTTAAGTGTCATCAGTCCAG TCCCGGCAGCCCTGACCCTCGAACCCAACACGGCGCACCCCGAGCTCCTGATCTCCGAAGACCTGAGGAGCGTGCGGCTCAGCGACACATGGCAGGACCTGCCCGACAACCCCGAGAGGTTCGACGACTGCGTGAGTGTGCTCTCCGCCCAGGGCTTCGAAGCGGGGCGGCACTATTGGCAGGTGGAGGTGGGCAACAAGACCATGTGGGACGTGGGCCTGGCCAAGGAGTCAGTCAGCCGCAAGGGGAACATCATCCTATCGCCCGAGGATGGGTTTTGGACCATCTGGCTGCGCAACGGCAATGAATACGAGGCCCTGTCCACGCCCTCGGCCTTCCTTTCCCTCCGGGCCAAGCCTAAGACGATCGGGGTCTTCTTGGACTACGAGAAGGGTCAGGTCTCTTTCTACAATGCTGACGACATGTCTGTCATCTATAccttcactgacaaattcaacgagAGACTCTTCCCTTACTTCAGCCCAGGGGAGAGTGATGGTGGTAAAAATGCCGAGCCTCTAAAGCTTTGCATACTCCGCTTATAG